A segment of the Alistipes communis genome:
ACTGAATTTCGGCACGGCTTCGATTGCGATACATGAATGCAGGCGCGAATCCGAATTATATCCGGCTGTACCACCATTGCAACTGACATTGTCCGTTGGATAAAGTTTCAACAGCAGCGTCTGGCCCTTCATCAGCCGCAACTGCGGCGTCAGGGTTACCGTGAAATAATAAAAATAGCCACTGCCCGTAATCGCCTCGGGAATCGCAATCGCCGTAGAGCCGTCAGACGGGGTGACATACTCCTCGCCGTCGGTCGAATAGGCCATCGCCCAGTTCTTCGGAGCGCCGCCCGTTCCCGACATACCGAACGAAATGCGGAACGATGCGGGCATGTCCTCGGCCAAAGGTACGGTTAACAGGAAATAAGAATCTTGACCGTAAACCATCGACTTGGCCGGAATGTTATCGTGTGCACCCTCGTCTGCCCAGTGCGTCAGTCGGAAATGGCTGCTGTTCGACGTCGAGGCCACCTTCGCTGTCAGCACGACGCATTTGGAGACATCCTTGTCCTCGACTTTGAAGTCCGCGCCCAATTTATCGAACGAGCCGTCAGTCACCGTCACATACTTACAATCCTTGTTGGCCTGCGAGGAGGCGTAGAACGAGAAGACATAGGGCAGTCGGATGCCGACTTGTGCACCGAAACGCAACCCCGTGAGCTCCTTGTCCTCGGCCGTGCAGGGGCGGATCGCATAGGCACCATCCTGCGGCACGACGATTCCTTTGAGCACGCCGCTGCCCGTTGGCGCAGGGTCGATGCCGAATGAGGAAGCCTGCGAAGCAACCAGCCGAAAGCGATTGTTGTCAGGATCCTGCATCGACAGATTATCCTTAAGCGTCATATCTCCCAACGAACCACCTTCCGGCACGTAAACCTGGGAATATAAGCCCGCATACATCGACTCGTAGGCACCCGATCGAAGCTCCTCATAAGTAATCTTCAGAGCTTCGATCTTCACCTGAGAAGTCTCCGTACGGGTGATCCTGTCGTCCGAAACGGGCTTCAGCTCCATCACGCCGGTCTCGGTGTTCACGCCCACCACGGCGCCTTTCAGATCGATCTCCAACTCTTCGCCCGGATTGCGGTAAAGCGTTTCGTCAGTGCGCAGCGTAATGCCGCAGCCGGGTTTCAAGGCGCTTTGTAGCGCGAGGCAGTTCTCGAAATAGTTGTTGTCCTGAACGCTCGATACCACAATGCCGCGTAGTTTCATCTCCTCGCTCACCGTATAGTCGCCGTCGGCAGCCAGTGCCCGAAGTTCGGGAATGGAGAGGTACCCCTCGGCTGATGCAGAAGCTTGCTCGAAAATTAGTTCATCTGTCACATCTGCATTACGTTTGGCCACGGCCCGGATCGTCAATGAACGACTCTGCGCAGTCGTGTTCTCGTCGACCATCACCGATACGGTAGCTGTCCCCGTCGCCGAAACCTGAGAAAGTTCAGCCCAGCCATCGTCGTTACCCGTAACAAATATCTGCCATTCGCAATTGGCCGCAACATCGAAAGAGAGTGTCGTAGCGAACGACGGCGCGAGAATCGCATGCGAACTCAGCGTGATCGACTGCATCGGCAGCGCCACGTCATCCTTGCACGCCCCGGCCGAAAGCAGCAGCGCGAAGGCCGCCGCCATCCGGAAAAAACTGTTTAAAAGTCCGTTTTTCATAATCGCTTACTTTTTGAGGTCTACCAATACGGGAAGGTGGTCGGAAACCGTCATCACATTGATCTCCTCATACGACGGTACAGCCGTACCCAACAGCTCATAATGGGGCGAATTCCCCGTATAGACGAGCACATAATCAATGCGCGACGGCGAAGCGGTGTTCACAAAGGTGTTGGCCGAAGTACTGATAATCTTCCACGATTCGAGCGCCGTTTCCGGGATTTCCGACGTATTGAAGTCGCCCGCCAGATAGATCGGCTTCGTGTAAGAGATGTAATGCGCGGTGATATATTCGGTGATGATCTCGAACGACCGCTGCCGGTTCTCGTCGGACTTGTGGCAGAAGTGCGTAGCGATGAAGATATAGTCGTCGAACTCCGCCAGGAAGAACTTGCGAGGCTCTTCGCCCGGCAAGTCGCCCGCATAGGTATTTTTAGGCGCCGTTTTGCAGAGAATGCCGATACCGTAGTCACCGCCGCGGTAATCGATCGTCTTGCAGTAATAGGGTCGCATCCCGGTACGGTCGGCCAATTCCTGCAACTGGTCGGTGGGATGCCACGTGGTGTTCTTGTCCAATTCCTGCAAGGCGATCACGTCGGGGTCCATCAGCGAGATGACCTTGGCCGTGTTGTTGTAGTTCGCACGGTCGGTCCCGGAGTTCTGGGTCCAACCCTCGCAGCGGTGGGTGTTGTAGGTCGCCAGCCGGACCGAACTGGGCAGGCGGTCGTACCCCTGCCCGTCATAGGGGTTCTCGGGTTCGTCGGAGGGCATGTCCCCGAAATTGAAATCGGAGTTGTCGCCCGACAAGTCGGAACACGCCACTGCGGAGAG
Coding sequences within it:
- a CDS encoding DUF5689 domain-containing protein, giving the protein MKNGLLNSFFRMAAAFALLLSAGACKDDVALPMQSITLSSHAILAPSFATTLSFDVAANCEWQIFVTGNDDGWAELSQVSATGTATVSVMVDENTTAQSRSLTIRAVAKRNADVTDELIFEQASASAEGYLSIPELRALAADGDYTVSEEMKLRGIVVSSVQDNNYFENCLALQSALKPGCGITLRTDETLYRNPGEELEIDLKGAVVGVNTETGVMELKPVSDDRITRTETSQVKIEALKITYEELRSGAYESMYAGLYSQVYVPEGGSLGDMTLKDNLSMQDPDNNRFRLVASQASSFGIDPAPTGSGVLKGIVVPQDGAYAIRPCTAEDKELTGLRFGAQVGIRLPYVFSFYASSQANKDCKYVTVTDGSFDKLGADFKVEDKDVSKCVVLTAKVASTSNSSHFRLTHWADEGAHDNIPAKSMVYGQDSYFLLTVPLAEDMPASFRISFGMSGTGGAPKNWAMAYSTDGEEYVTPSDGSTAIAIPEAITGSGYFYYFTVTLTPQLRLMKGQTLLLKLYPTDNVSCNGGTAGYNSDSRLHSCIAIEAVPKFSTSKPAGAVYFEPFDGLTEGLDYLYGDKLAAMLNYCGSDISEWSAELKNGLSGTHVRQRPGYAQIGYVESQAVKRAEYKNEAGALLTPALNAAGDLNLSFRAMAYKTCSDRPKGKANEPKDKKGDLTEIVVEVVGGGTINGATKAIVSGLATDAFNTYSLKITGATASTQLRFTSEPASDEFSRWFIDDICVTK
- a CDS encoding endonuclease/exonuclease/phosphatase family protein, whose translation is MKITRFILSALFGCCLVLSAVACSDLSGDNSDFNFGDMPSDEPENPYDGQGYDRLPSSVRLATYNTHRCEGWTQNSGTDRANYNNTAKVISLMDPDVIALQELDKNTTWHPTDQLQELADRTGMRPYYCKTIDYRGGDYGIGILCKTAPKNTYAGDLPGEEPRKFFLAEFDDYIFIATHFCHKSDENRQRSFEIITEYITAHYISYTKPIYLAGDFNTSEIPETALESWKIISTSANTFVNTASPSRIDYVLVYTGNSPHYELLGTAVPSYEEINVMTVSDHLPVLVDLKK